In Onychostoma macrolepis isolate SWU-2019 chromosome 12, ASM1243209v1, whole genome shotgun sequence, a single window of DNA contains:
- the kif19 gene encoding kinesin-like protein KIF19: MKDTGESKDQQLTVALRVRPLSDAELEEGATIIAHKVDDQVVVLMDPMEDPDDILRAHRSREKTYMFDVAFDYSATQDEVYRSTTKGLIEGLISGYNATVFAYGPTGCGKTYTMLGTDREPGIYVRTLNDLFKAIEETSDDMQYSVSMSYLEIYNEMIRDLLNPSSGFLDLREDSKGEIQVAGITEVSTINAREIMELLMKGNKQRTQEPTAANQTSSRSHAVLQVAVRQQSRCRDILQEVRFARLFMIDLAGSERASQTQNRGQRLKEGAHINRSLLALGNCINALSEKNGNKYINYRDSKLTRLLKDSLGGNSRTVMIAHISPASLAFEDSRNTLTYADRAKSIRTRVKRNLLNVSYHIAQYTSIISDLRSEIQRLKKKIADQGSRQLNPDRTDIRHVQAEVQAHSSQQSRAEMDQLREQLIDAFRQQMDIRRHLMELDNSNMEIQIDTSKHLLTIADWEQERFRRRKKWQGERRKESFNKDESEKDSDSPESLPDSTETQEVAIARENLVTLMAEQKKIQKQKAGLEQRLAELREKARRLEELLPRRVSSEEQREVLCLLCKVHELEIENAEMQSSALLKDNVIRQKNVVVQRFEQHRHLCHEIIQQQRQFIDDHSLLVPPHLQELYEMYMKEMDEKNLDRVVALDKFTIRTLKEGSLPKITLPSRGRDPLQEMDSDQESVRTLGSDNREGRTKLRRHTLPPILPEPDGDRVFKSSHKQMKKSVVMTPPPIHINGQGNRELLPSVLDDALRFSHLSHSMSSHLDSSPESSENGTDAPLTPKERQQILRGVQNIAVKAARRRSKVLEIDALRLPPPPSPLDPKKHKSNLSLTEAPPKGLVLRRGRQPSPELRHATSDDNLSSSTGDGPAPSGTWTRPRNRQAVKNPAPREQDFEGRRRKRRSRSFEVTGQALSQAKNTSQRFRPLDSTSDPHLHINGHPPAPFCAPNTEPSLSFQKFDPLTISTKQDQQQMSLPPLCPPTSSSVAPKPGNFSPSCTSQPPEQGASAPANTEAQVSSQPQHQHYGTSKTCRDQVEGFFLHPDEGAM, from the exons ATGAAGGACACTGGAGAATCAAAGGATCAGCAGCTGACA GTGGCCCTGCGGGTTCGGCCATTGAGTGATGCTGAACTGGAGGAAGGAGCCACTATTATAGCCCACAAAGTGGATGACCAG GTGGTGGTGTTGATGGATCCCATGGAGGATCCAGATGATATTCTTCGAGCTCATCGATCCAGAGAGAAGACTTATATGTTTGATGTGGCCTTCGATTATTCAGCCACGCAG GACGAGGTGTACAGATCCACGACTAAAGGCTTGATTGAAGGTCTCATATCTGGGTACAATGCCACTGTTTTTGCCTACGGACCCACAG GTTGTGGGAAGACTTACACTATGCTGGGAACAGACAGAGAACCTGGTATCTATGTTCGCACATTAAATGACCTATTCAAAGCCATCGAAGAAACCAGCGATGACATGCAGTACAGTGTCTCAATGTCCTACTTGGAG ATCTATAATGAGATGATAAGAGACCTGCTGAATCCATCATCAGGGTTTCTGGACCTGAGAGAGGACTCGAAGGGAGAAATACAGGTCGCAGGAATAACAGAGGTCTCCACCATTAATGCACGAGAG ATCATGGAGTTGTTAATGAAAGGAAATAAGCAGAGAACGCAAGAGCCGacagcagccaatcagacgTCTTCTCGCTCTCATGCTGTGCTGCAGGTGGCCGTACGGCAACAGAGCCGATGTCGAGACATCCTGCAGGAAGTACGATTCGCACGTCTCTTCATGATCGATCTGGCAGGGTCTGAACGGGCTTCACAG ACACAGAACAGGGGTCAGAGGTTAAAAGAGGGTGCTCATATCAACCGCTCTTTGCTCGCACTGGGGAACTGCATCAATGCTTTGAGCGAAAAAAATGGCAACAAATATATCAACTACAGAGACAGCAAGCTCACGCGATTGCTCAAG GATTCTCTGGGAGGAAATAGTCGGACGGTGATGATTGCCCATATAAGCCCTGCATCTCTGGCCTTTGAGGATTCACGGAATACCTTGACTTATGCAGACCGTGCCAAAAGCATCCGCACACGG GTAAAGAGAAACCTGTTGAATGTGTCCTATCACATCGCCCAGTACACCAGCATCATCTCTGACCTGCGCAGCGAGATTCAGCGGCTGAAGAAAAAGATAGCAGACCAGGGCAGCAGACAGCTCAACCCGGACAGAACAGACATCCGCCATGTTCAAG CGGAGGTGCAGGCTCACTCTTCTCAGCAGAGCCGGGCTGAGATGGACCAACTGCGGGAGCAGCTGATCGATGCATTTAGACAGCAGATGGACATCAGGAGGCATCTTATGGAGCTGGACAACAGCAACATGGAAATCCAGATAGACACATCCAAACACCTGCTGACAATCGCAGA CTGGGAGCAAGAACGCTTCAGGAGAAGAAAGAAGTGGCAGGGCGAGAGGAGGAAGGAGAGTTTTAATAAGGATGAAAGTGAAAAAGACTCAGACTCACCAGAATCTTTGCCTGACAGCACAGAGACACAAGAGGTGGCCATTGCCAGAGAGAACCTTGTCACGCTCATGGCTGAGcagaagaaaatacaaaaacagaAG GCTGGGTTGGAGCAGCGCCTGGCAGAGCTCAGAGAGAAAGCACGACGTCTTGAAGAGCTTCTCCCCCGCCGCGTGAGCTCAGAGGAGCAGAGGGAAGTGCTTTGCCTCCTCTGCAAGGTTCACGAGCTAGAGATTGAGAACGCAGAGATGCAGTCCAGCGCACTGCTCAAGGACAACGTGATCCGACAGAAAAACGTGGTAGTGCAGCGTTTCGAACAGCACAGACACCTCTGCCATGAGATCATCCAGCAGCAGCGGCAATTTATTGATG ATCACAGTCTCCTGGTTCCTCCTCATCTTCAAGAGCTTTATGAGATGTACATGAAGGAAATGGATGAGAAGAACTTGGACAGAGTCGTGGCCCTGGATAAGTTCACCATTCGTACTCTTAAG GAGGGTTCCCTGCCCAAGATCACCCTCCCCAGTAGAGGTCGTGACCCCTTGCAGGAGATGGATTCAGACCAAGAAAGTGTTCGCACACTGGGGTCAGACAACAGAGAAGGGCGGACAAAATTGAGGAGACACACGCTGCCTCCGATTCTCCCAGAGCCTGATGG AGACCGAGTGTTTAAGAGTAGTCACAAACAGATGAAGAAGTCTGTAGTTATGACTCCTCCACCCATTCACATCAATGGCCAGGGCAACAGAGAG CTGTTGCCATCTGTCCTGGATGACGCTCTGAGATTCAGTCATCTCAGTCACAGTATGAGCAGCCATCTGGACTCCTCACCTGAGAGCAGCGAGAACGGCACAGATGCCCCTCTGACTCCTAAAG AGAGACAGCAGATTCTAAGAGGCGTGCAGAACATTGCGGTCAAGGCTGCTCGACGGCGTTCTAAGGTGCTAGAAATAGATGCCCTGCGATTGCCCCCGCCACCTTCACCCCTAGATCCCAAGAAACACAAGAGTAACCTGTCTCTGACCGAGGCGCCCCCTAAAGGCCTGGTGCTACGGCGTGGAAGGCAGCCCAGCCCAGAGCTACGCCACGCCACCTCCGATGACAACCTGTCCAGCAGCACGGGAGATGGCCCCGCACCCAGCGGCACATGGACACGGCCGCGGAACCGGCAGGCTGTCAAGAACCCCGCTCCACGAGAGCAGGACTTTGAGGGTCGCAGACGCAAGAGGAGATCTCGGTCATTTGAAGTCACAGGACAAGCA CTGTCTCAGGCTAAGAACACAAGCCAGCGATTTCGTCCCCTGGACAGCACGTCTGATCCCCACTTGCACATTAACGGTCATCCCCCAGCCCCCTTCTGCGCCCCCAACACAGAGCCCAGCCTCAGCTTTCAAAAGTTCGACCCTCTCACAATATCCACCAAACAG GATCAACAGCAGATGTCACTTCCTCCACTCTGCCCTCCCACCTCATCAAGCGTGGCCCCCAAACCAGGCAACTTCAGCCCCTCCTGTACGTCACAACCACCGGAACAGGGGGCCAGCGCACCCGCAAACACTGAAGCCCAGGTCTCCTCTCAACCCCAGCATCAGCACTATGGAACCAGTAAAACATGTAGAGACCAAGTGGAAGGTTTCTTCTTACATCCAGATGAAGGAGCTATGTAA